A stretch of the Aminipila terrae genome encodes the following:
- a CDS encoding uroporphyrinogen decarboxylase family protein: MGKQLIFQTLKHEQTNEIPWVPFAGVHVGKLKGYSAEEILKDEDKLVECLLEAKKLYTPDGLPIIFDLQVEAEILGCDLMWAKNNPPSVKSHPLAGEKTIPCSCKIPTPESGRLPMILSSMRRVKEAIGDEVALYGLICGPFTLASHLRGTDIFMDMVADSAYVKDLVNYCAQVSIAMAQMYIDAGMDVIAVVDPLVSQVSPKHIEKMLSEGFTAVFDFIRSKGAFSSFFVCGNATKQIEVMCKMNPDGISVDENVNLANAKKVTDQYNVTIGGNIPLTTTMLYGTQEDNMKGVIDLIDSLDHFNLIVSPGCDMPYDTPIENTIACAQAVKHPDSTRKLIENYEVVVDDSDVEIPDYKNLDKVLIELFLLDPEQCAACTYMLAAVEDIYHEINDIADYKVYKYFIKEDIARTRKMGIQNLPTMCINGEQKFISIIPSREELIEEIKKHMK, encoded by the coding sequence ATGGGAAAACAACTTATATTTCAGACACTTAAACATGAACAGACAAATGAGATTCCATGGGTGCCATTTGCTGGCGTACACGTTGGAAAACTCAAAGGCTATTCGGCAGAAGAAATACTAAAAGATGAAGATAAATTAGTTGAATGCTTATTAGAAGCAAAAAAATTATATACTCCTGACGGACTTCCGATTATATTTGACCTTCAGGTTGAAGCGGAAATCCTGGGATGTGATTTGATGTGGGCAAAAAATAACCCCCCTTCAGTAAAATCTCACCCATTGGCAGGAGAAAAAACCATTCCATGCAGCTGCAAGATTCCTACTCCTGAATCAGGAAGGCTTCCAATGATACTCTCATCAATGAGAAGAGTTAAAGAAGCCATAGGAGATGAAGTTGCACTATATGGACTTATCTGCGGACCATTTACTTTAGCTTCTCATCTGAGAGGAACAGATATTTTTATGGATATGGTGGCAGATTCAGCTTATGTAAAAGATTTGGTAAATTACTGTGCACAGGTATCAATCGCCATGGCACAGATGTATATAGATGCGGGCATGGATGTAATTGCAGTAGTAGATCCGCTGGTATCACAGGTATCTCCAAAGCATATTGAAAAGATGCTGTCTGAAGGCTTTACTGCAGTCTTTGATTTTATACGGTCAAAGGGAGCATTTTCTTCATTCTTTGTATGCGGTAATGCTACAAAACAGATTGAAGTAATGTGCAAAATGAATCCAGATGGAATATCTGTAGATGAAAATGTTAATCTGGCCAATGCCAAGAAAGTTACGGACCAGTACAATGTGACAATTGGAGGAAACATTCCTCTTACAACTACAATGTTATATGGCACTCAGGAAGATAATATGAAAGGTGTTATTGATTTGATTGATTCTTTAGATCATTTTAATCTTATTGTAAGCCCTGGATGTGATATGCCATATGATACTCCTATTGAAAACACTATTGCATGTGCTCAGGCTGTTAAGCATCCTGACAGCACCAGAAAGCTCATAGAAAACTATGAAGTAGTAGTGGACGATTCAGATGTTGAAATCCCTGATTATAAAAATCTTGATAAAGTATTAATTGAATTATTCCTGCTGGACCCTGAACAGTGTGCAGCCTGCACATATATGCTTGCTGCGGTAGAAGATATCTATCATGAGATAAACGACATTGCAGATTATAAAGTCTATAAATATTTTATTAAAGAAGACATTGCAAGAACCAGAAAGATGGGAATCCAGAATCTACCAACCATGTGCATCAATGGAGAACAAAAATTCATTTCCATCATACCTTCCCGGGAAGAACTGATAGAAGAAATTAAAAAACATATGAAATAA
- a CDS encoding 2Fe-2S iron-sulfur cluster-binding protein, translated as MKITFLPQNITWEATAGETILQAAVKAGVNIDGNCAGLGTCGKCKVKIISGNKEICNNHHNKLSVNEIEAGYRLACCHPVSEGMIIEMPESETTASRKKKLIQLPGNFTSKESVIKKLVTVPKASLANQQSDEELIWRELDVEGLKIDYQVLLDIPKILKDSRDVTFTISDNVVIHVEAGDTTKENYGVAVDIGTTTVVIMLWNLATAEMVQVDAKTNPQGLMVPM; from the coding sequence ATGAAAATAACTTTTTTACCACAGAATATAACATGGGAAGCAACAGCCGGTGAGACCATACTGCAGGCGGCAGTAAAAGCCGGAGTTAATATAGATGGAAACTGTGCAGGACTGGGAACCTGCGGAAAATGTAAAGTTAAAATAATATCTGGAAACAAAGAAATATGCAATAATCATCATAATAAATTATCAGTTAATGAAATAGAAGCAGGTTACAGACTAGCCTGCTGTCATCCTGTATCAGAAGGTATGATAATAGAAATGCCTGAATCAGAGACCACTGCCTCAAGGAAGAAGAAGTTAATCCAACTGCCAGGAAATTTTACAAGTAAGGAATCGGTCATAAAAAAGCTTGTTACTGTACCTAAAGCATCGTTGGCAAATCAGCAAAGCGATGAAGAGCTTATTTGGCGGGAACTAGATGTGGAAGGATTGAAAATTGACTATCAAGTGCTTCTTGATATTCCCAAAATTTTAAAAGACAGCAGGGACGTAACTTTTACCATAAGTGACAATGTAGTAATCCACGTGGAAGCTGGAGACACAACCAAGGAGAATTATGGTGTAGCAGTAGATATTGGAACAACAACGGTGGTAATCATGCTCTGGAATCTGGCAACTGCTGAAATGGTTCAGGTTGATGCGAAGACTAATCCCCAGGGGCTTATGGTGCCGATGTAA